One Macadamia integrifolia cultivar HAES 741 unplaced genomic scaffold, SCU_Mint_v3 scaffold1451, whole genome shotgun sequence genomic window carries:
- the LOC122063764 gene encoding AUGMIN subunit 3, translating to MSGTRLCSLLSELGYEGHEVLDPDSFEWPFQYEEAQPLLEWICSSLRPTNVLSAAEVSQYEQFVQEGKLLEGEDLDFAYDSISAFSSRRDDQEAVFGAEEGLKDIRDATLAYKTEALELQKQLKHLQHQYDLLTGQASSLIQGRRSRVTATSTVNGQLTVIDDGLSARNLEMNAVLGMISSTAQELSHYHSGDEDGVYLAYSDFRSFLLQDAACAKELNQWFVKQFEAGPFQLVAKDGKVRSSWLSLDDFPDSVVQESEESCHQHGAELRRLRAVFGTSERQWVEAQVENAKQQAILAAIKSQVALDEAHIHLDLHSLRRKHSDLTGELSNLHQKVKLLSESIPDLCWELAQLQDTYILQGDYDLKVLRQESYSARQKVFIHHLINQLARHQFLKIACQLEQKTMLGAYSLLKVIESELQAYLSATNSRISRCRSLIQAASEEHEQGAVDDRDTFLHGVRDLLSIHSNAQTGLPTYVSAPGIVQQISSLQSDLMTLQSELESSLPEDRNKCINELCTFIRSLQELLFSSSTTAQPILTPWPLMRELVEMENVNAQLSLAIEEVTREHSEKAEIVKHHPHEVGRERQVFVDFFCNPEHLRKQVRELTSRAKAFQV from the coding sequence ATGAGCGGAACAAGACTGTGCAGTCTCTTGAGTGAACTGGGGTACGAAGGGCATGAGGTGTTGGACCCTGACAGCTTTGAATGGCCTTTTCAGTATGAGGAGGCCCAACCCCTCCTTGAATGGATATGCTCTAGTCTCCGCCCTACTAATGTTCTATCTGCTGCTGAGGTCTCTCAGTATGAGCAGTTTGTACAAGAGGGGAAGCTGTTGGAGGGGGAGGACTTGGACTTTGCTTATGATAGCATTTCAGCCTTCTCAAGTAGGAGGGATGATCAAGAGGCAGTTTTTGGTGCCGAAGAAGGATTGAAAGATATCCGTGATGCGACTTTGGCATACAAAACTGAGGCTTTAGAATTGCAGAAACAGCTGAAGCATCTACAACATCAATATGATTTGCTGACTGGCCAAGCTTCATCTTTGATCCAAGGAAGAAGATCACGGGTTACAGCAACATCTACGGTCAATGGACAACTCACTGTAATTGATGATGGGCTTTCAGCAAGGAATTTAGAGATGAATGCGGTGCTTGGAATGATTTCTTCTACTGCACAGGAGTTGTCTCACTATCATTCAGGGGATGAGGATGGCGTGTACTTGGCTTATTCAGATTTCCGTTCATTCTTGTTGCAAGATGCAGCTTGTGCGAAGGAGCTAAACCAGTGGTTTGTGAAGCAGTTTGAAGCTGGTCCTTTTCAATTAGTGGCCAAGGATGGCAAAGTGAGATCTTCATGGTTGAGTCTTGATGACTTTCCAGATTCTGTAGTGCAAGAGTCAGAGGAATCTTGCCATCAACATGGAGCTGAGTTGCGAAGGCTTCGTGCTGTATTCGGAACGAGTGAGAGACAGTGGGTAGAAGCCCAAGTTGAGAATGCCAAACAGCAAGCTATTCTTGCAGCAATTAAATCTCAAGTAGCATTGGATGAAGCTCACATTCATCTTGATCTTCATTCTCTCAGGAGGAAACATTCTGATTTGACAGGAGAGCTTTCAAACCTACACCAGAAAGTGAAGTTATTGTCTGAGAGTATTCCAGATCTTTGTTGGGAGCTTGCTCAACTCCAGGACACATATATATTGCAAGGTGATTATGATTTAAAGGTCTTGCGCCAAGAATCCTATAGTGCTCGGCAAAAGGTGTTCATACATCATTTAATTAATCAGCTTGCTAGGCACCAGTTTCTAAAAATAGCTTGCCAATTGGAACAGAAAACCATGCTTGGTGCATACTCATTGCTAAAAGTTATTGAATCAGAATTGCAAGCCTACCTGTCAGCTACCAATAGCCGAATCAGTCGTTGCCGGTCACTGATTCAGGCTGCGTCTGAAGAACATGAACAAGGAGCAGTTGATGATAGGGATACTTTTTTGCATGGTGTGAGAGATCTTTTAAGTATTCATTCAAATGCTCAAACTGGGTTACCAACCTATGTATCAGCACCTGGTATTGTTCAGCAGATATCTAGTCTTCAGTCAGACTTGATGACCCTCCAGTCTGAGCTTGAAAGTTCCCTCCCAGAGGATAGAAATAAATGTATCAATGAGCTGTGCACTTTTATTCGAAGTTTGCAGGAGCTGCTTTTTTCATCCTCAACAACTGCACAACCAATTCTGACACCTTGGCCGCTTATGAGAGAACTTGTAGAAATGGAAAATGTGAATGCTCAACTATCTTTAGCCATTGAAGAAGTGACACGAGAGCATAGTGAAAAGGCTGAGATAGTAAAACATCATCCACATGAGGTGGGGAGGGAGAGGCAGGTCTTTGTTGACTTTTTCTGCAACCCTGAACATCTCAGGAAACAAGTTAGGGAGCTGACTTCTAGGGCGAAGGCTTTTCAAGTTTAG